CTAAGTAAGAGTAAGGTTACAATTTAATGAGTGAATTGAACTCTAATAACACCTTGTTCTTGTTGATTATAGTGGATTAACTTTCTGGGTAAAGCCTCCATAGATCTAAGTTTTTAAACAGTGCGAACAAACTTATGATGTTCATATCTAATTTTCCTACAGAAGTCACTTGGTCCAATTGCAACTTAACGAATATTTAAACTAATATCTAACAAGAAAAAATTAACAATCCTTTAGAGTCTTGTCCAATTGTCATCGTTTTTGTTGCAACAACTTggaatatataaattcaaatgcATTTAAGCATGTAATATCCTTCTCTTTAGAAATTGAGAGGGTTTATGGGTAATCTAGgcattatataaaaatgaaatagcTTTGAATTCTATTATACCTATACCCCTCGAAGATGCCCTTTGGGCATCCACTCCCTAGAACTACTATTCAAAAAACTCTTCAAGAACAACCTATCGCAACCACTTCGACTACACAACCACGTGGGTCCTACATATTAACCGTCAATTTTGACGCCAATTACTACGTCTCATCTAAAGTGATTGGCAACATGTCCAATTGTCATCCTAACTAGATCTATGGTGATAGACCATTTTGCCAACTTGCTTTTAGACCACCAATAGAAAGATGACACGTGGCTCCTTGATATCATGGCTTAGGGTATATAAACTCTTAGCCTTGTCCATGAAAGGggatcacacacacacacacacacacacacatagaGACTCTTTTCTCCCATCTTTGATCAATCCATAACCATCGTTCTTTGACCATCGTACACAGTGGCTCTCTGCCTTACCCTAAGCAAGGTGAACTACCTATATCACTGTCATCTCTGCTTTGTCTAATCCAAGTATCAACTAATTCAACTTAGCCTTTGTTTGTTGATTGAGTATTAATTCAATTgacattaatattattattgattttaaGAGATTATGAATTGAAGTAGTATTTGCTATACCCTTACCTCGACTTGGACATGTGGTGACATGAGAAGTGATTGGAGAGACACCTACTGATGGCCCCCGCCTTATCCCATCCAAATGGTTACTCGAGAACCAACCACATACATGCTTCATATCACCCACAGAATATCATCCAATCCTTAGCCACCCGTTGACAACGAACCTCCCTGTTTGGCCATCCACTATTACGGGGTGCGCCTTCCTCAAGAAGGTACCACTTAGAGATCACTAAGGCCTAACAATCTCATACCATCTCAGCAAAGGGAATACTAGAGCCATACGCAACAGAAAACCTAATCTCGAGATTGTTGGTGGCGTGGCATAATTGGACAGAAATCTTCCCACTTATAAATACCCCAAGACACAACATAGAAGGGATTTTCCCTTCTTCTCCTTTTCCCTCATTTTGCTACTCTCCTTCCCCTTATTTTTTTCCTACTCCTTTTCTTTAGATACCCCAACTCTCCGCCTGTCACAGGTGAACCAACCTCCTTGTCACCGCCACTATCTCTTCCTTGTCTTCCACTTACTGATACTTAGTATCAACAATCTTAAATATgcaatatttaaatttgaagttaaaaataattcttgtaattacaagaaaaatataattattatatagtaATTACACGCTTTCATCTAATTATTTTGTGATGTATAATTACCTCCTaagtataaaatttaatttgaggaCGGgctcatgatttttttaaaaataaaatcatcaaaatattgAACAAGTTTTTCAAACTAATATCGACTTTGCCGCTTCTAACCACGTCCAAATACCCTTCTTAAACTGAAACTTTGAAGATTGGAAAAACAACCCTTTTAGTTGAATGAATCATAATGAATTTGACACGTTTAGACTTAGAGACCAAGATTCATTGAATCCCAACAAGATTCACCCAAGTTTCAAACCCCCTCACCCACCAAACATTTGTTGGAAATTTTGCTAATTTATGATTTtcgtctttatattttaattttggtaaaatataccatttcatttttttttaaatttagaatttaagtttGGCTTCAATGTTTTATTTGATATCTAAATCAAACGATATCAtataacccaataaatatttgacaCATGTCCTTTATAGGggtaaaatcaaaattttttttaagggggccaaaattaaattgtaatttttacgatagcaaaaaaataatttcactattttaatagtctatatttttataatttttaaaggattaagttaattttttatatttttaaggggttaaagtgtaactttacatttattaatttaaaattttaaaaattttaaagagtttaatgaaaatttttcattttaaggggctGGGCCTTTCCCAACCACTAGTTTGCCCCTGGTCctctaataaaatatatatttttaattaagacaaaaaaatactttagttccaaaatgaacattaaaattaaattcaagtgTTTAATTAGTACGAAAAAAAAATTCAGGTATCAATTTAAATATTGAAGTCAAACTTAAGTATctaactaaaacaaaaaattcaaGCACCAAATTAAACTTGAAAGACAAActcatgtatcaataatatattaacCCTTTGATTTACCATAATTTAGTCTTTCTATTAGTAATGCTATTATAGTTTAACCCAACATTTCtcattcaaaattttctaaaggaatccaaaatcacaactttttattttttattttctgaatttttaaaattttaaaaattagttaattGCTAACGTGGTATCCACGTATATATTACGTTAGCAAAGTTAAAAGGCAttatttttttcatcaattttaggGTGGTTTAACAAACAAtgcaagtttaaggactaaaaaaaagaaaaattaaatatagggctaaaatgatttttttataaagttggagggACAAATAAAGAAATTATTCCTAACAAATTTCACCGCTATTTTCAGTTTGAACGCGCATTCAAATTGACTCTTCACCAAGTTTGGAATTAACCTTTTGGATGATTGAGAGCATTATGGACCTCAAAAAACTGTCTGGTTAAGATTCACCTTCCCTTTAAATGCACGCCACATTCATCACACGTTCCCCTTTTgcatttttgttttttctttttggtttcccCCAAATCTGTGCTTACTTGACCACGAATCTTTGACTTCAATCTTGAAGAAAAAAGCAAAGCTAAGCCCTGATCAGGTTGTGAGTTGAGGAAAAAAGATGGTGGGGGCTATATCGGTGGTGGACTCTCACACTGGTCCATGTTTGTGCTCCACCAGCATGAACTTGAAAACTTTAGGGGAATTGGTTTCGCAAATGAAGAGGAAACAAGGGGTGGGAAGGGCAGGGTGTTTGGAATTAGGCAGCTCATTTGTAGATTCATGCCATGATTGGAGGTTGTCTTCCAAGATGATTCCTGGTGTTGTGAATAAGAAGAGTTCAAGGAAGGCCCGCACACTTGTGGTTGTGAATGAATTAGGAGGGCAGTATGAAGAAACTTTCGGAGATGTTAAAACGGTGAGATGTTTTCAATTTCTATTCCTCTTTACATTCATCATCAATTTATAAATTTGGACTACATTAGATTAAGTCTAATAGTTTGAAATtatgcaaattagtccttattattacataaataatatcaATGATTTTCACAACAATAAATTATCTAAAGCAGAATTAAACTTTGGTTAATGTAATCGTCAAAAGAAAATATCtcaataaattgatttttttttagcattCTTCTCTTACATAAAACCTTAACAATGGAgggatacttttttttttaattttttatgaatcaatttatatataattaacttttaatttatatattcatcaaatagtcaaatgaataaaatataattactatttaattaattaatttagttaagattAGCAATCATCTTAATTCAGAGTActtaattttaaacttaatttgGCACATAATTTGAGCTATAATCTTATATACTTCTAATTGACCTAATAGGATAAAACATATAGCACAAATTTTGAGTGCAAAtgacaaaatataatattaatcataattaatatattatagtgAATTGTAAATGTTAGTTATGACGGTTGTACGTAATTTAAGTCATATACTTCTATATATTACAACATTACAACTTATTATAATAGATCCTTAAGTAACATACATATTACATCATGATTACAACACTATcttataaaaaattttctattttaaataatttcaaataaattatgtaaatgcaatcataataaatatgaaatgcgcTAATTTTATGTCAAAAACACATTTATTGATATTCTAATTAAGTGTGGTGAAGcgtattatccttctatttatggatTGGGATTGGGATTGGGGAGAgaatatgtataattttaagtattatgtcaaaaagaacgtagatttgtttaaaaaaaaaacattgcttTCTTAATTCTTCTTCCACCTACGCAAGATATTCTTTTACACTTCCAATTTTTGAAGTTGTGATCTTAATGTTGTTAAATATACCGCAAGAACATAAAACCCAATGTATTTGATTTAAGCTGATTTTAACAAATGTTTTGTGGTTGCAGCAATTACTAAATTACTTCACATACAAAGCAGTGAGGACTGTTCTTACTCAGCTCTACGAAATGAACCCACCAAAATATACTTGGTTTTATCAGTAAGTAACGCATCTGGTTTATCTCGGTCTGTATAAAAGCTGTTCCATTTGTTACTTATAAGTACGCTGTGGCTTGCTGTGATTGTGGCCAAAATGTGCTATAAGTTTCTAAATAGCGGCTTTTGGCAAAATGATAATGTTTATTTTACAATAAGTGGAGTCAATGCTTTTGAAACCTTGTACTTAGCATCTTGGGGACAGAAGCTGTCTTGTTATTTCTCTTCCGTCTTCATTTTGGCAGGTATGTCGCAGCAAATCAGCCTACTGATGGCAAGAGTTTCTTACGTATCCTTGGGAAGGTAGTTTAAAGTTCCATTTCTTCTTTATGTAGTTCAATGATTTCTTCACTCTTTTGCACGATAAGAGCCAATATCCGCAAATAAGAGACAAAAATCATCATAAACATAGAcccaaacctagtttttatgctcttAGTGTTCAAATACATGGaataatatatattgttttaccAAACTCTTCTTCACCCATCTCCCACTTAAAGATCCCATATGTACTATATCTCTTGAAGGTTAAGGCTTATTTTATAAGCCCCATATCATaggaaaatatttgttttatat
This window of the Gossypium hirsutum isolate 1008001.06 chromosome A09, Gossypium_hirsutum_v2.1, whole genome shotgun sequence genome carries:
- the LOC107889334 gene encoding chaperonin-like RbcX protein 2, chloroplastic; translated protein: MVGAISVVDSHTGPCLCSTSMNLKTLGELVSQMKRKQGVGRAGCLELGSSFVDSCHDWRLSSKMIPGVVNKKSSRKARTLVVVNELGGQYEETFGDVKTQLLNYFTYKAVRTVLTQLYEMNPPKYTWFYQYVAANQPTDGKSFLRILGKENQELAERVMITRLHLYGKWIKKCDHAQIYKEISDENLELMRERLKETVVWPSDDSNTDTIG